A section of the Candidatus Zixiibacteriota bacterium genome encodes:
- a CDS encoding HPr family phosphocarrier protein: MVKKTTRIVNKLGLHARPSAMLVTTAGRFQSEVHFTKDGLRVNGKSIMGVMMLAAEKGSEVTVEAEGPDEEQAVDALINVIESGFNEMG; this comes from the coding sequence ATGGTCAAGAAAACAACCCGGATTGTCAACAAGCTTGGTCTTCACGCGCGACCATCGGCAATGCTCGTCACGACGGCCGGAAGATTCCAGTCGGAAGTTCATTTCACGAAAGACGGTTTGCGGGTGAACGGCAAATCGATTATGGGTGTGATGATGCTGGCGGCGGAGAAAGGCTCTGAAGTGACGGTGGAGGCGGAGGGGCCCGACGAGGAGCAGGCGGTGGACGCGCTGATCAACGTCATCGAATCCGGTTTCAACGAAATGGGCTGA